In Rhizobium sp. ZPR4, a genomic segment contains:
- a CDS encoding Lrp/AsnC family transcriptional regulator yields the protein MKLDSLDRAILRVLQQDGKIQNTELAAKVGLSPSPCLRRVKLLEEAGIIKQYVAILDAAKLDMGFTVFVRIWLSSQDEETTTAFYEAAEKLSQVVECHLMAGDCDFLLRVVAPDLEGYRRFQMEHLGRIKGVRNIKTEIPMQKIKQSWQVPI from the coding sequence GTGAAGCTTGATTCCCTTGATCGTGCCATACTGCGCGTTCTGCAGCAGGATGGCAAAATCCAGAACACCGAGCTTGCTGCCAAGGTGGGTTTGTCTCCCTCTCCCTGTCTGAGACGGGTCAAACTGCTGGAAGAGGCCGGTATCATCAAACAGTACGTTGCTATCCTCGATGCTGCGAAGCTCGATATGGGCTTCACCGTTTTTGTCCGCATATGGCTTTCCAGCCAGGACGAGGAGACGACGACGGCGTTCTATGAGGCGGCGGAAAAGCTGTCGCAGGTGGTCGAGTGCCATCTGATGGCGGGCGACTGCGATTTTCTTCTACGGGTCGTCGCGCCGGATCTGGAGGGATATAGGCGGTTCCAGATGGAACATCTCGGCCGCATCAAAGGGGTCAGGAACATCAAGACCGAAATTCCGATGCAGAAGATCAAGCAATCATGGCAAGTGCCGATTTGA
- a CDS encoding AzlC family ABC transporter permease gives MLGFVPFALVLGAQATAKGFSAAEVPLMTGLNFGGGSEFAAVELWTSPPHILLIVAITFLINSRHLLMGAALAPFIRHFSKRKALTALFFMCDESWAIGLADAKKSGGSLSPGYFFGVALGLYFSWIIFTTIGALVGPVLGDVTRYGFDMAFPAVFLVMLAGMWKGTRAALPWLVSLLVAATTYLVLPGAWYVPAGALSGVFSAFLLARTDA, from the coding sequence ATGTTGGGCTTCGTGCCCTTCGCACTCGTGCTCGGAGCACAGGCGACCGCCAAAGGCTTCAGCGCCGCGGAGGTGCCCCTGATGACGGGATTGAACTTCGGCGGCGGGTCGGAATTCGCAGCCGTCGAGCTGTGGACGTCTCCCCCGCACATCCTGCTGATTGTCGCGATCACATTTCTGATCAACAGCCGCCATCTCCTGATGGGCGCGGCGCTCGCCCCCTTCATCCGCCACTTCTCGAAGAGAAAAGCGCTGACGGCTTTGTTTTTCATGTGCGATGAGAGCTGGGCAATAGGCCTGGCCGACGCGAAGAAGTCCGGCGGGAGCTTGAGCCCTGGCTATTTCTTCGGCGTTGCTCTCGGCCTCTATTTCAGCTGGATCATCTTCACGACCATAGGCGCACTCGTAGGCCCCGTTCTCGGCGATGTCACGCGATACGGGTTTGATATGGCTTTCCCCGCCGTATTTCTCGTGATGCTTGCCGGGATGTGGAAAGGCACCAGGGCTGCCCTTCCCTGGCTGGTCAGCCTGTTGGTTGCGGCGACCACATACCTCGTACTTCCGGGGGCGTGGTATGTTCCCGCCGGGGCACTCTCCGGTGTCTTCTCTGCATTTCTGTTGGCGCGAACCGATGCTTGA
- a CDS encoding AzlD family protein, which produces MLDPLYVSAIVCMAMVTYLTRVGGYLFLRNRTLSPRLRTVMENAPGCVLITVIAPDFVTGRPADLIALFITMLAATRLPVLPTVVIAIASAGILRHMLA; this is translated from the coding sequence ATGCTTGATCCTTTATATGTCAGCGCCATCGTCTGCATGGCGATGGTCACGTACCTTACGCGTGTCGGAGGGTATCTCTTCCTGCGCAACCGGACCCTCAGCCCTCGTTTGCGGACCGTCATGGAGAACGCCCCGGGCTGCGTCCTGATTACGGTCATCGCACCGGACTTCGTCACCGGGCGGCCAGCAGATCTGATCGCCCTTTTCATCACGATGTTGGCGGCAACCCGATTGCCCGTGCTGCCGACCGTGGTAATCGCTATTGCTTCGGCGGGCATCCTTCGACACATGCTGGCCTGA
- a CDS encoding alpha/beta hydrolase: MKEFVEEEHWIESPAGRLYAASWTPRAPTTGHPIILFHDSLGCVTLWRDFPRQLAHSLNRRVIAYDRLGFGRSDARKDILQQNFIALEAEQVVPLLCQQFSIREFIACGHSVGGGMAVETAARFSQRCQAVITIAAQAFVEERTLEGIRAAQGEFASAETFARLAKYHGSKTDWVLHAWIDTWLAPERAEWTLDPALEKLHCPVLAIHGERDEYGSEAHPHRIAAERGSVYILPDTGHSPHRAHPALVIKAIENFLA; the protein is encoded by the coding sequence ATGAAAGAATTCGTGGAAGAGGAACATTGGATAGAGAGTCCTGCCGGACGTCTCTACGCCGCCTCATGGACACCACGCGCCCCGACCACTGGGCACCCGATCATCCTGTTTCATGACTCACTCGGATGCGTCACGCTCTGGAGGGATTTTCCGAGGCAACTCGCGCATTCCCTTAATCGCCGCGTGATCGCCTATGATCGACTGGGCTTCGGCCGGTCCGATGCCCGCAAGGACATTTTGCAGCAGAACTTCATTGCGCTAGAGGCCGAGCAGGTCGTGCCGTTGCTGTGCCAGCAATTCTCCATTCGAGAGTTCATCGCCTGCGGGCACAGCGTCGGCGGCGGCATGGCGGTCGAAACGGCAGCGCGCTTTAGCCAGCGCTGCCAGGCGGTCATCACAATTGCCGCTCAGGCTTTCGTCGAGGAGAGGACCCTGGAGGGCATCAGAGCTGCACAAGGGGAATTCGCGTCGGCGGAGACCTTCGCCCGGCTTGCCAAATATCACGGCAGCAAGACCGATTGGGTGTTGCATGCGTGGATCGACACCTGGCTTGCTCCTGAACGCGCCGAGTGGACTCTCGATCCGGCCCTTGAAAAGCTGCATTGCCCGGTACTTGCCATTCATGGAGAGCGTGACGAGTATGGCTCCGAAGCTCATCCACACCGTATCGCTGCAGAGCGCGGATCGGTCTATATCCTCCCGGATACCGGCCATTCTCCGCATCGCGCACACCCAGCCCTGGTCATAAAGGCGATCGAGAACTTTCTGGCGTGA
- the rutF gene encoding NADH-dependent FMN reductase RutF encodes MNMKTSVAIEKAVPVADPDIARTEFRNAMARMAAAVNIVTTNGPAGLAGFAATAVCSVTDSPPTLLVCLNRGASVHPAVTQNGVLCVNVLSEAHQDLSRLFGGKTPVAERFAAAAWSELSTGAPALEDALVSFDCRIVRQADGGTHDILFCEVDAIRQRNSGQGLIYFDRAYHPAGQAE; translated from the coding sequence ATGAACATGAAAACCTCCGTGGCAATCGAGAAGGCGGTGCCTGTGGCCGATCCCGATATCGCGCGCACCGAGTTTCGCAATGCGATGGCGCGCATGGCGGCGGCGGTGAATATCGTCACGACCAATGGCCCGGCCGGACTTGCCGGCTTTGCCGCGACCGCCGTCTGCAGCGTCACCGACAGTCCGCCGACCTTGCTCGTCTGTCTCAATCGAGGCGCTTCCGTTCATCCCGCCGTCACGCAAAACGGCGTGCTCTGTGTCAATGTCCTGTCGGAGGCGCATCAGGATCTGTCGCGGCTTTTCGGCGGCAAGACCCCGGTTGCGGAGCGCTTTGCCGCTGCCGCATGGTCTGAATTGTCGACTGGCGCGCCGGCGCTTGAAGATGCTCTCGTCTCGTTCGATTGCCGCATTGTCCGACAGGCCGATGGCGGGACACATGATATCCTGTTCTGCGAGGTCGACGCGATCCGCCAACGCAACAGCGGCCAGGGGCTCATCTATTTCGACCGAGCCTATCATCCTGCGGGTCAGGCCGAGTAA
- a CDS encoding class I SAM-dependent methyltransferase: MTQNIYDDPGFFEGYSRLQRSIDGLAGAAEWPAIRALMPAMKGLDVVDLGCGFGWFCRWAAEQGAASVLGLDVSEKMLERARAETTDARVRYDLADLERLQLPKVGFDLIYSSLAFHYIEGFAGLLATIRQALKPGGRLIFSIEHPIYMAPRQPAWLDDAEGGHIWPLSAYQIEGPRVTNWLAEGVVKQHRTMGTTLNLLIGSGFTIGHVEEWSPSDEDLAAHPDWAIERERPMFLLISTRT, translated from the coding sequence ATGACACAGAATATCTACGACGATCCGGGTTTCTTCGAAGGCTATAGCCGCCTGCAGCGTTCCATCGACGGGCTGGCGGGTGCGGCCGAGTGGCCGGCGATCCGTGCCTTGATGCCTGCCATGAAGGGTCTCGATGTTGTCGATCTCGGTTGCGGTTTTGGCTGGTTCTGCCGTTGGGCGGCCGAGCAGGGGGCGGCCAGCGTGTTGGGGCTCGATGTCTCCGAGAAAATGCTGGAACGTGCCCGCGCGGAGACGACGGATGCGCGTGTTCGCTATGATCTAGCCGATCTGGAGAGGCTCCAGCTTCCCAAGGTTGGTTTCGATCTCATCTACAGTTCGCTCGCCTTCCACTATATCGAGGGTTTTGCCGGATTGCTGGCGACGATCCGTCAGGCACTGAAGCCCGGCGGCCGGCTGATCTTTTCGATCGAGCATCCGATCTACATGGCGCCACGGCAACCGGCATGGCTCGATGATGCCGAGGGAGGTCATATCTGGCCGCTCAGCGCCTATCAGATCGAAGGGCCGCGGGTGACGAACTGGCTTGCCGAGGGTGTCGTCAAGCAGCACCGCACCATGGGCACGACACTCAACCTCCTGATCGGGTCCGGCTTTACCATCGGCCATGTCGAGGAATGGTCTCCAAGCGATGAGGATCTCGCTGCTCATCCGGATTGGGCGATCGAGCGCGAACGGCCGATGTTCCTCCTGATCTCCACCCGGACCTGA
- a CDS encoding VOC family protein: MTSGHPEHSADPSMPRILGLYETHLTVADLQRSIAFYRDLLKLEVATVIENRNVAFLWIDDKRMGMLGLWETGSAPLRMRLHIAFRISLDDVLRSAVTLKAHGVQPKGFNGEPLDEPVVIGWMPAISQYFSDPDGHSIEFIHVLEDEADPGFGVKPYSQWLSRPKPAV, from the coding sequence ATGACGAGCGGTCATCCCGAGCATTCGGCCGATCCGTCCATGCCTCGCATTCTGGGGCTTTACGAGACGCATCTGACGGTCGCTGATCTCCAGCGCTCGATCGCATTCTATCGCGACCTCCTGAAGCTGGAGGTCGCGACCGTCATCGAGAACAGGAATGTCGCTTTCCTGTGGATCGACGATAAAAGGATGGGCATGCTCGGTCTCTGGGAAACAGGCAGCGCTCCGCTTAGAATGCGTCTCCACATCGCGTTCAGAATCTCTCTCGACGATGTCCTTCGCTCCGCCGTCACTTTGAAGGCCCATGGCGTTCAGCCGAAGGGCTTCAATGGCGAGCCGCTCGATGAGCCGGTCGTTATCGGTTGGATGCCAGCTATCTCGCAGTATTTTTCCGACCCTGACGGGCACTCGATCGAGTTCATCCATGTGCTTGAGGATGAGGCTGATCCGGGTTTCGGTGTGAAGCCATACTCGCAATGGCTGTCGCGGCCGAAGCCGGCAGTTTGA
- a CDS encoding RidA family protein: MKKVFNPASVRRPFGNYNHGLLVPPGASLLVTSGQLGIGLDDRIPHDVTAQAELCFQAINAILDDAGMSFADVIRIAGFVTTREDFPAYMAVRDRYIQDPKPVSTLLIVGGFTRSEFLVEVEVTAAKVM; this comes from the coding sequence ATGAAAAAGGTCTTCAATCCCGCATCCGTCCGCCGCCCTTTCGGCAATTACAATCATGGCCTGCTGGTGCCGCCGGGCGCCAGCCTTCTGGTTACCTCCGGGCAGCTCGGGATCGGTCTTGACGACCGTATCCCGCATGATGTCACGGCCCAGGCGGAGCTGTGCTTCCAGGCAATCAATGCCATCCTTGACGATGCCGGCATGAGCTTTGCCGATGTCATCCGCATCGCCGGGTTCGTCACCACGCGCGAGGATTTTCCCGCCTATATGGCCGTGCGGGACCGCTATATTCAGGATCCTAAACCGGTTTCTACACTGCTGATCGTCGGCGGGTTTACCCGGTCCGAGTTTTTGGTCGAGGTCGAGGTCACGGCGGCGAAGGTGATGTGA
- a CDS encoding DMT family transporter codes for MTLAEQQQYRLGVIYVALSALAWSTSGLFVRAIHADLMTILFCRGIVSGLGVFALFFYIERRNALRVLRSMRGPSLAATIFSTASMISGIGSIYYTSVADAMVIYATVPFVTAGVAFLFIGERPNMRTLVASGIAFIGVLVMLSGHGNDGGSWLGKGLAAIMTLTVAGLAVVMRQHRNVPMLPAMALSAWLCSFITFWFASPLSISGQDLGLIIAFGIIQNAMGLSLYTFGSRLVPASDAALLTALEVPLTPLWVWMVFAERPSTATLIGGPIVLAALFGHILLEVRRNRAVTSTRAH; via the coding sequence GTGACGCTGGCGGAACAGCAACAATACAGGCTCGGTGTGATTTATGTGGCGCTTTCGGCGCTCGCCTGGTCGACGTCTGGTCTCTTTGTGCGTGCAATCCATGCCGATCTGATGACTATCCTGTTCTGCCGCGGCATCGTCTCCGGTCTCGGCGTGTTCGCGCTGTTTTTCTATATCGAGCGTCGCAACGCCCTTCGCGTCCTGAGGTCCATGCGCGGGCCCTCATTGGCGGCGACGATCTTTTCCACCGCCTCGATGATCAGCGGCATCGGTTCGATCTATTATACGTCGGTTGCGGATGCCATGGTCATCTATGCGACCGTGCCTTTCGTCACGGCCGGTGTCGCCTTTCTCTTCATCGGCGAGCGTCCCAATATGAGGACGCTGGTTGCCAGCGGCATCGCCTTCATCGGCGTGCTCGTCATGCTTTCCGGGCATGGGAATGACGGCGGCAGCTGGCTCGGTAAGGGGCTTGCCGCCATCATGACGCTGACGGTCGCCGGCCTTGCCGTCGTCATGCGCCAGCATCGCAATGTGCCGATGCTGCCGGCCATGGCGCTTTCCGCCTGGCTGTGTTCCTTCATTACCTTCTGGTTTGCCTCGCCGCTTTCGATCTCCGGTCAGGATCTCGGCCTGATCATCGCTTTCGGTATTATCCAGAACGCCATGGGCCTCAGCCTCTACACTTTCGGGTCGCGGCTGGTGCCGGCCTCGGATGCGGCTCTGCTGACCGCGCTTGAAGTACCGCTGACGCCGCTCTGGGTCTGGATGGTCTTTGCCGAGCGCCCTTCGACGGCGACACTCATTGGCGGTCCGATCGTGCTTGCCGCGCTGTTCGGACATATCCTGCTGGAAGTACGGCGAAATCGCGCGGTGACATCGACACGGGCGCACTGA
- a CDS encoding alpha/beta hydrolase, with product MTDTSYVHRLKAGASGKPIFFTFHGTGGDENQFFDFAARLLPEATIVSPRGDVSEYGAARFFRRTGEGVYDMADLARATEKMAAYVSELAAEYSASQVLGLGFSNGANILANVLIEHGGLFDAAVLMHPLIPFQPKDNTRLEGKRVLITAGERDPIAPAPVTKALADYFTRQDAEVTLEWHSGGHDIRPNEIEAIRAFLAPYA from the coding sequence ATGACTGATACGAGTTATGTGCACCGGCTGAAGGCCGGTGCATCCGGAAAGCCGATTTTCTTCACGTTCCACGGCACCGGCGGCGATGAGAACCAGTTCTTCGATTTTGCTGCCCGGCTGTTGCCCGAGGCGACGATTGTCTCGCCGCGCGGCGATGTCTCGGAATATGGTGCGGCGCGTTTCTTCCGCCGCACGGGCGAGGGGGTCTATGACATGGCCGATCTTGCCCGCGCGACGGAAAAGATGGCGGCCTATGTCTCGGAACTGGCGGCTGAGTACAGCGCATCGCAGGTGCTTGGCCTCGGCTTTTCCAACGGTGCGAATATTCTCGCCAATGTTCTGATCGAGCATGGGGGTCTCTTCGATGCCGCCGTATTGATGCATCCGCTGATCCCGTTCCAGCCGAAGGACAATACGAGGCTGGAGGGCAAGCGGGTGCTGATCACGGCAGGCGAGCGTGACCCGATCGCGCCCGCTCCAGTCACGAAGGCGCTGGCCGATTATTTTACCAGGCAGGATGCTGAGGTCACGCTCGAATGGCATTCGGGCGGCCACGACATCAGGCCCAACGAGATCGAAGCAATCCGCGCTTTCCTTGCGCCTTACGCCTAG
- a CDS encoding VOC family protein, translated as MLNQIKGLHHVTSMAEDARTNNKFFTDTLGLRRVKKTVNFDAPDVYHLYYGDEVGTPGTIMTYFPFPKMARGRPGTGEVGNTVYSVPEGAIGYWTERLGQHGVEGLKADESFGQKRLHFAGPDGDGFALVEVKDDNRLPWTHNGVDAEHAIRGFHSVAMRLRDEGATAELLKYMGYEVVDTHEGVKRLAIPGGNGADYVDLETMPNINRALPGAGSVHHVAFAVENRAKQLEVRKALMGTGYQVTPVIDRDYFWAIYFRTPGGVLFEVATNEPGFNRDEDTAHLGEALKLPEQHAHLRGLIEQHLEPLEG; from the coding sequence ATGCTCAACCAGATCAAGGGTCTTCACCACGTTACCTCGATGGCGGAAGACGCCCGCACCAACAACAAGTTCTTCACGGATACGCTCGGCCTTCGCCGCGTGAAGAAGACCGTGAATTTCGACGCTCCCGATGTCTATCACCTCTATTATGGTGACGAGGTCGGTACGCCCGGCACGATCATGACCTACTTCCCGTTCCCGAAGATGGCGCGCGGCCGGCCGGGTACCGGCGAAGTCGGCAATACCGTCTACTCCGTTCCGGAAGGCGCCATCGGCTACTGGACCGAGCGGCTCGGCCAGCATGGCGTCGAAGGCCTGAAGGCCGACGAATCCTTCGGCCAGAAGCGCCTGCATTTTGCCGGCCCGGATGGCGATGGCTTCGCTCTCGTCGAAGTCAAGGACGACAATCGTCTGCCCTGGACGCATAACGGCGTCGATGCCGAACACGCCATTCGAGGCTTTCATTCCGTTGCGATGCGGCTCAGGGATGAGGGCGCCACGGCCGAACTGCTGAAATATATGGGCTATGAAGTCGTCGATACGCATGAAGGCGTCAAGCGGCTTGCCATCCCCGGCGGCAACGGTGCCGACTATGTCGATCTCGAGACCATGCCGAACATCAACCGGGCGCTTCCGGGTGCGGGCTCCGTCCACCATGTCGCCTTTGCCGTCGAGAACCGTGCAAAGCAGCTTGAAGTGCGCAAGGCGCTGATGGGCACGGGCTATCAGGTGACCCCGGTCATCGACCGCGACTACTTCTGGGCGATCTACTTCCGCACGCCAGGCGGCGTGCTGTTCGAAGTCGCAACCAACGAACCCGGCTTCAACCGCGACGAGGATACGGCTCATCTCGGTGAAGCGCTGAAACTACCCGAGCAGCATGCGCATCTGCGCGGCCTGATCGAGCAACATCTGGAGCCGCTGGAAGGCTAA
- the ung gene encoding uracil-DNA glycosylase produces MAEANIKLEESWKEALSPEFESPYMQQLKAFLVEEKQRGKVIFPRGSEYFRALDLTPLDEVQVVILGQDPYHGFGQAHGLCFSVRPGVRIPPSLVNIYKELETDLGIPPARHGFLESWAKQGVLLLNSVLTVEESQAASHQGKGWERFTDAVIRRVNDECDGVVFMLWGSYAQKKAAFVDTERHLVLKSVHPSPLSAHNGFFGCRHFSKANAYLAEHGREPIDWALPSNPEAQ; encoded by the coding sequence ATGGCGGAGGCGAACATCAAGCTTGAGGAAAGCTGGAAAGAGGCGCTGTCTCCGGAGTTCGAGAGTCCCTACATGCAGCAGCTCAAGGCGTTTCTCGTCGAGGAAAAGCAGCGTGGCAAGGTGATCTTCCCGCGCGGTAGCGAATATTTTCGGGCGCTGGATCTGACGCCCTTGGATGAGGTGCAGGTCGTCATCCTCGGGCAAGACCCTTATCACGGTTTCGGACAGGCGCATGGGCTTTGCTTCAGCGTGCGCCCCGGCGTGCGCATTCCGCCGTCACTGGTCAATATCTACAAGGAGCTGGAAACCGATCTCGGCATTCCGCCGGCGCGCCACGGCTTTCTGGAAAGCTGGGCGAAGCAGGGCGTGCTCCTGCTCAACAGCGTGCTGACGGTCGAGGAATCGCAGGCCGCATCGCATCAGGGCAAGGGCTGGGAGCGTTTCACCGACGCGGTCATCCGCAGGGTCAACGACGAATGCGATGGTGTCGTCTTCATGCTCTGGGGCTCCTACGCGCAGAAGAAGGCCGCCTTCGTTGATACCGAGCGCCATCTGGTGCTGAAATCCGTCCATCCTTCGCCGCTGTCGGCCCACAATGGCTTCTTCGGCTGCCGGCATTTTTCCAAGGCCAATGCCTATCTCGCCGAGCACGGTCGAGAGCCGATCGACTGGGCTTTGCCGAGCAATCCTGAGGCTCAATAA
- a CDS encoding septation protein IspZ, translated as MRNFFDAARLLLADLASSLLFVILLSLTHNATLSTCLAIALGLLQIGIQFIRGKPIEVMEWLSLFLVIAAGMATLLTNDPRFVLFKPSVIYAIIGVVMLKPGWMNRYLPAIARTVAPDVATYVGFAWASLMFLSAALNALIAIAFTLSTWAVVMPAFGIGSKVVLMLAGFAAIRFTVRRRVRAMPEAERDALLISTGEKAQSRSLATSAAGKL; from the coding sequence GTGAGAAACTTTTTCGATGCCGCCAGGCTGTTGCTTGCCGATCTGGCCTCCAGTCTGTTGTTCGTCATTCTGCTGTCGTTGACGCACAATGCCACGCTTTCGACCTGTCTGGCGATTGCGCTTGGTCTTCTCCAGATCGGAATTCAGTTCATTCGCGGCAAGCCTATCGAGGTCATGGAGTGGCTCAGTCTTTTTCTGGTCATTGCGGCCGGCATGGCGACACTGCTGACGAATGATCCACGTTTCGTGCTGTTCAAGCCGAGCGTGATCTATGCGATCATCGGTGTAGTGATGCTGAAGCCGGGCTGGATGAACCGCTATCTGCCGGCGATTGCACGCACGGTCGCGCCCGATGTTGCCACTTATGTGGGTTTTGCCTGGGCCAGCCTGATGTTCCTGTCCGCTGCGCTCAATGCGCTCATTGCAATTGCGTTTACCCTATCCACATGGGCGGTCGTCATGCCGGCCTTCGGTATCGGCAGTAAAGTGGTGCTGATGCTGGCCGGGTTTGCTGCGATCCGTTTCACGGTGCGGCGACGCGTGCGCGCCATGCCCGAGGCCGAACGGGACGCTTTGTTGATATCGACGGGAGAGAAGGCACAATCGCGGTCGCTGGCGACGTCAGCCGCCGGAAAGCTGTGA
- a CDS encoding AAA family ATPase yields MLPLHSLGERIVVLGPSNAGKSTLAVALSKKLGFPTIHLDQLHHLPNTDWKQRPEAEFAALHDAAILGEQWIMEGNYTRLMPQRFARATGAILISSNHWLRFSRYLKRTLINSANRAGHLEGAKDSIKWEMIHWILVKTRNSGVKYAKILQESELPTVECHTAEALNGLYQAWDLPTRQ; encoded by the coding sequence ATGCTTCCCTTGCATTCCCTTGGCGAGCGCATCGTCGTGCTCGGCCCTTCCAATGCTGGCAAGTCAACCCTTGCGGTTGCGCTCTCCAAAAAGCTTGGCTTTCCAACGATCCATCTCGATCAGCTTCATCATCTGCCTAACACCGATTGGAAGCAGCGTCCCGAAGCAGAATTCGCCGCGCTGCACGATGCGGCCATTCTTGGCGAGCAGTGGATTATGGAAGGCAATTATACGCGCCTCATGCCGCAGCGCTTTGCCCGAGCCACCGGAGCGATCCTCATCAGCTCCAATCACTGGCTACGCTTTTCGCGCTATCTCAAGCGCACGCTCATCAACAGCGCGAACCGCGCAGGCCATCTCGAAGGCGCCAAAGACAGCATCAAATGGGAGATGATCCACTGGATACTCGTGAAGACCCGCAACAGCGGCGTCAAATACGCGAAAATCCTGCAGGAATCCGAGTTGCCAACGGTAGAATGCCATACGGCGGAGGCTCTCAATGGCCTTTATCAGGCCTGGGATTTGCCAACGAGACAATAG